The Streptomyces venezuelae genomic interval GGCGGACCTTGTCTACGCCAATGCGCGGGCTGCTCGTCTGGCCGCCCGCCTGCTGCAACTGGAGGGACATGTACCGCGGCAGCTGAGCGAGAGCGCCTGGCGCGAGTCGGGCCTTCGAGCTTCGACTGATGTGGTCGAACTGCAGTTCACGCGCCTGGAGTAGACCGTCACCGAGCAGTGCCGGCAGCCGGCAGTGCGGCAGGCCGAACTCGACGCCGCTCGCGCGGCCGACCGGGACCTGACCCGGGCTCTCAACGTACGAGCGTGGGCCTCAGCTTGTCGTTCAACGATTCCGTTTGGTCATGAGGCCCAAGCGTTGAAGAGCGTTCCGCCCAGAGTGGTGATGCCGTAGGAGTGGATTTGTCGCCACTCGTTCCTTGCAAGCACTGATGTGTCCACGTCGGAGAGAGGCGTGGCGAGCTGCTCGCTACTCAGAACCATGAAGCCTGCTTCAGCGAAGGTGGAGGCCCACGGTGGAGGGGGGAGAAACTCCTCGGCGTACCAGTTCCGGCGTTCTTGTGCGAAGGCGATCCAGAGGCGATCGGCGCGACACAGGATGACGCTCTCACTCGTGGGATCGACGATCGACGCGGTGTGGAACGTTCGGGGGTATTCCTGCTCTTCGAGCTCACCTACTTGGCCTTCGACGACTCGGGCAGTGGCATACAAAGCGTCCGGAACGGCCGCAGGTCGATAACCGGAAGGGCTTGCTGCTCCGTCTTGTCCGGAGGGATGAGGCAGGGGGTGGTCAGCTGCTGACTGAGGGGCTGCCGCGGTGTTCACCCCGAGGCGCTTGCGCGTCAGCTTGCCGTGCCCTTCCAAGGCGGTCGACCAGCTAAGGGCTGTCCCGTAAATGATCTTCGTATCGCCTTGGGCACGGTTGGCCGCTGTGCGGCTCGCTGCTCTACCTGGCGAGGGCGAGGTTGTGCATCCGAGCGATGCCGAGCATGGCGTAGTGGACCCCGTCGCCCTTGAGGCGGCAGTCGCGGAGGATCTTCCAGGTCTTCATCCGGGCGAAGACGTGCTCGACACGGGCTCGGACCTGCTTGTGGAACTTGTTGTGTTCCTCTTTCCAGTCCGGGAGTTCGGCCTGGCCGCGCTGCCGGCGGTGCGGGATGACGAGTCCGGTGCCCGGGTAGCCGCCGTCGGCGATCGTGAGGGTCTTGCCGACAGCGGCCTTGGCGCCGGACTCCTCCCACGCTTTGCAGTCGTTGCGATTGCCGGCCAGTGGCCGCCCGACCACGACGACCAGGCGGGTGTCGGCGTCGATGACGACCTGGTGGTTGGTGGAGTACCGGTAGTTCTTCGACCGCTCAGCGATGGCGTGGTCGCGGGTGGGGACCAGAGTGCCGTCCACGATGAGCACGGTGTCCTTCGCGAACCGTTTGCGGGGCTGGAGGGCAAGCATTGGCCCGAGGTGGTCGATGATCCGGTCCGCCGCCGACTTCGACACCCCAAACAACAGTGCGAGCTGGCGCATGGTCAGGTTCGTGCGCCAGTAGGCCGTGACCAGCAGGGTCCTGTCCTCCAGAGACAGGCTCCAGGGTCGGCCCCTGCGGACCACGTCCGCACCCTCGCGCCGCAGCACCGTCACCAGCTTCCCGAAGGCACGCGGGCTCAGCCCGGAAAACGGGGCTATCCAGGACGGCTCTGAGGCCGTGATCACACCAGACACGACAGAGATCATCTGTGCCCGGCAGCAGCCGTGGGCAATCTCAGCCGAGGAAGTCCTTCCAGAACGGCACGGATGCCTGCGGAGCCCAAGGCGCGTCCTCGTCGACCTCGCCGAACTCGCGGTCGATGTAGTCGGCGAGATCGTGGCCGTAGCAGATGATGTCGGTTCCCCACACTGACAGGACCGGATGCCTCAGAGTGTCGCGCCCCGCAGGTATGAAGCGGTGCGCGTAGACGGGAATGAGTCGTGGCGCTCGTGCAAGTACCGCTCCGGCCACCTCAACGGCTTCCTCAGTGGCTGTGGGACGCACCCCCAGGGCCGGATGCCAGCTGCCATAAGCGACATCGCCCAGCACTTCTCGTGCCGGCCACTCCAGCCGATGGCGCAGGTCGTCTTCATCAGCGTGACGCCAGTCGGGCCAGGGCTGCTGCCACGTTGCGCCTTCCTCGGGAGGTGAGGCGACCGGCAGCCCGGCGGCCAGGAAGGCACGATGCTCCGGGGAGAACTCAAACCCGTAGGTCGCCTCGATCCGGCTGAACTCATCCTCCGTGAGCCCTGGAGCTATCTCACAGCAGTCCGCCTCCGCCAACCGCCGCGCGGCCTCTGCACCCAACCGAGCGCCGTCAAAGTCGATCACTCCGGCACCGTACACACACTGCTCGCACGGCATCGCGTCTTTTCGAGCCCGACGGGGCCTCCCGATCATTGCGGGACAGCCCTTAGACGATCCCGGCATGGCGAGCCCCTCCTCTGCCTCCGCCTCGTCGAGGCAGCAGCGATTCTGGCCGAACCGAGCCCCTCCGGGCTGGTGGCCCTCTGACGAAGGCAGCCATCGTCGGCGCTGACGCATTCCATCTCCCCCTGAACCTGGCCACCCTCCATCACTGCCTGCACGAGTCCAGGACGCGTGTGCTCGCCCCCCTTCGCGCGAGGCATAGTTTCGGGCGTCACGTTCCGTATCGCCAGGCTTCGTGCTCATCACCAAATGAGACGGCGTCTAACTCACCTCGACCCGTCACGGGATCAATGGTCAGAGACTTCGCGGTCCGACTTGCGAGCGGTGTTTTCCACGAACTGGCTCAGCCGATAGGTGCTCTGCTCCACTGGACGTCGACACAGCGTGTCAATCCGGATGAGCGCTTCGTCGGTCCCCGCCTCCCGAAGTCGCCGCAAGTGCGTACGCACCTCTGCCTGGTCCCTTGTCTCAAGGGCTACTTCCCACTGTCCGGCGTCCGGCGCAGTGCGAGCAGCCAGCCGCTGCCTCCCCGCCTCTTGCCGCCGCTTCCTCTTCCCCTGTCCTGGCATCGACCCAGAATCGCTGGCCGACGTCAGCACAGCAAGAACATTGC includes:
- a CDS encoding transposase, with protein sequence MSGVITASEPSWIAPFSGLSPRAFGKLVTVLRREGADVVRRGRPWSLSLEDRTLLVTAYWRTNLTMRQLALLFGVSKSAADRIIDHLGPMLALQPRKRFAKDTVLIVDGTLVPTRDHAIAERSKNYRYSTNHQVVIDADTRLVVVVGRPLAGNRNDCKAWEESGAKAAVGKTLTIADGGYPGTGLVIPHRRQRGQAELPDWKEEHNKFHKQVRARVEHVFARMKTWKILRDCRLKGDGVHYAMLGIARMHNLALAR